A window of the Umboniibacter marinipuniceus genome harbors these coding sequences:
- the putA gene encoding bifunctional proline dehydrogenase/L-glutamate gamma-semialdehyde dehydrogenase PutA has translation MTFNFSTFANQIADVDRYFIRSESSVAQDLLQVVSTLKEQPEQVKDNALQLINYIRESSKNTIGVESMLREYSLSEAEGILLMCLAESLLRVPDGLTADRLIADKIVAGDWGEYVGKGDSWLMNASSWGLFLTGKFLNLGKLDSERAKRSLSGTIRRVGEPVIRSSVKIAMAVMGKQFVLGEDLGEAFKKAAKWEKDGYRYSYDMLGEGARTMADADRYFKAYADAIKSIAKVAKGAGPINGPGISIKLSALHPRYQFTQDQRVQSELFNRLMELTLLAKDADLNLTIDAEEADRLSLSLGLIERVMSDERLGDWGGFGLAVQAYHKATPVVLNFIRELAQANNRKMMVRLVKGAYWDYEIKHAQEGGHANFPVYTRKETTDVSYQVCAAQLLASREWIYPQFATHNAITTSHILAMTDDHTGFEFQRLHGMGEHLFEGMKQQGIYDGPVRIYAPVGEHEHLLAYLVRRLLENGANSSFVNKISDPDVPAEELIEDPAQKLHAHSTLAHPKIDLPQRILGARSNSNGWNLELLSDQTEAYAGIAEVDDVIKRLAENEFSGCAYEIIDPAAVAPPITTTTLMSAEDCKVALAHLSYESWAQLGSPARAVMLLKLADLLEENKVELAALLIREAGKLATDADAEIREAIDFCRYYAMDADKSSGRSPLGKVLCISPWNFPLAIFLGQVAACLAAGNAVLAKPSEQAMMVAKRAVELAYEAGIPSEVLQLIPTDGATAGGALLSDPEVAGIIFTGSTKTAQHIQSTVAKRGGRMPVIVAETGGQNAMVVDSTALPEQVTDDVIRSGFQSAGQRCSALRVLLLQEDIADSVIAMISGAMKELQIGDPKHPSIDVGPVIDEAALARLTAHESRMKGVAKLVYQCDLPADTEGGLFFPPTLYEIDSLDTLTEEVFGPVVHVLRYKAADFDSVFEQINATGFGLTMGIHSRIDSHVNTAVRKSGAGNVYVNRNIIGAVVGVQPFGGCGLSGTGPKAGGPNYLSRFLDYAPLQAQQVDYSGTGIESKSLPAKWQSLSVAQRWELLRQAEGEGVIVYHWAHDLVATKEVMPGPTGELNTLELRPRATVWIDPNVQHEQARGLILLALLAGNRVAMSSNAEIPARWSCLAEQGAFELVDLPNRAAHVKLLASGRFSVLVMAQDNELLAATAEVNGALPIIVDSFDQHLALQRFSHEVTVSVNTTAAGGNAALMASVD, from the coding sequence GATTGCTGACAAGATTGTCGCGGGTGATTGGGGCGAATATGTGGGTAAGGGTGATTCTTGGCTGATGAATGCCTCGTCGTGGGGGCTATTCTTAACTGGGAAGTTCTTGAATTTGGGGAAGCTCGACTCGGAGCGTGCTAAGCGATCGTTGAGCGGTACTATCAGAAGAGTAGGCGAACCGGTCATTCGCTCCTCGGTAAAAATTGCCATGGCGGTGATGGGCAAGCAATTCGTGTTGGGCGAAGACCTCGGCGAAGCGTTTAAGAAGGCCGCTAAATGGGAAAAAGACGGTTATCGTTATTCCTATGATATGTTGGGCGAAGGTGCTCGCACCATGGCTGATGCGGATCGCTACTTTAAGGCCTATGCGGATGCGATTAAAAGTATTGCAAAAGTAGCCAAGGGTGCTGGTCCAATCAATGGTCCAGGCATCTCAATTAAGCTTTCGGCGCTTCATCCTCGCTATCAGTTCACGCAAGATCAGCGCGTTCAAAGTGAGCTATTCAATCGTCTTATGGAATTGACGCTTCTCGCCAAGGATGCGGACCTTAACCTCACCATTGATGCCGAAGAGGCGGATCGTCTGTCGCTATCACTAGGTCTTATTGAGCGAGTCATGTCCGATGAGCGGTTGGGTGATTGGGGTGGCTTCGGCTTGGCGGTACAGGCCTATCACAAAGCGACACCTGTGGTACTTAATTTCATCCGCGAGCTGGCGCAAGCTAATAACCGTAAGATGATGGTTCGACTAGTAAAAGGCGCTTATTGGGACTATGAAATTAAGCATGCCCAGGAAGGTGGTCATGCCAATTTCCCAGTCTATACACGTAAAGAAACAACTGATGTCAGCTACCAAGTGTGTGCGGCCCAGTTGTTAGCGAGTAGAGAGTGGATCTATCCGCAATTCGCTACCCACAACGCTATCACCACGAGTCATATTCTGGCGATGACTGATGATCACACGGGCTTTGAGTTCCAGAGACTCCATGGTATGGGCGAACATCTGTTCGAAGGTATGAAACAGCAGGGTATCTACGATGGCCCAGTGCGCATCTACGCGCCAGTTGGTGAACATGAACACCTACTTGCCTATTTAGTTCGTCGACTCCTTGAAAATGGCGCTAACTCTAGCTTCGTTAATAAAATTTCCGATCCCGATGTGCCAGCGGAAGAACTGATCGAAGACCCAGCCCAGAAACTGCACGCGCATTCCACTTTGGCGCACCCGAAGATTGATCTACCCCAGCGGATACTTGGTGCACGGAGTAATTCTAATGGCTGGAATTTGGAGTTGCTGTCAGATCAGACCGAAGCTTATGCTGGGATTGCTGAGGTAGATGATGTGATTAAGCGGCTAGCGGAGAACGAATTCTCGGGCTGCGCCTACGAGATTATTGACCCTGCTGCCGTAGCACCACCCATCACCACCACCACGCTAATGTCGGCTGAAGATTGTAAGGTGGCATTGGCGCATTTGTCCTACGAGTCATGGGCGCAGCTTGGCAGTCCGGCTAGGGCGGTAATGCTGTTGAAACTAGCCGACCTCCTCGAGGAGAATAAGGTTGAACTGGCAGCATTGTTAATCAGAGAAGCCGGGAAGCTTGCCACAGATGCCGATGCGGAGATCCGTGAGGCGATTGATTTTTGCCGGTATTACGCCATGGATGCTGATAAGTCCAGTGGCAGAAGTCCACTTGGGAAGGTGTTATGCATTAGCCCATGGAACTTCCCGCTAGCCATTTTCCTTGGGCAAGTTGCGGCATGCCTCGCGGCTGGTAACGCAGTATTAGCTAAACCGTCAGAGCAGGCCATGATGGTTGCTAAGCGCGCAGTTGAATTGGCGTACGAGGCAGGTATCCCGTCCGAGGTTCTCCAGTTGATACCTACGGACGGTGCGACGGCTGGCGGGGCGTTATTATCGGATCCTGAGGTTGCTGGTATCATCTTTACTGGATCAACTAAAACCGCGCAGCACATTCAATCCACCGTTGCTAAACGCGGCGGAAGAATGCCGGTAATTGTTGCGGAGACAGGCGGGCAGAATGCGATGGTTGTTGACTCAACCGCCTTACCAGAGCAAGTCACGGACGATGTAATTCGTTCAGGGTTTCAAAGCGCAGGACAACGTTGCTCGGCGCTGCGCGTCCTGTTGCTCCAAGAAGATATTGCAGACAGTGTGATCGCGATGATTAGTGGCGCGATGAAGGAGCTGCAGATAGGTGACCCAAAACATCCTTCAATTGACGTAGGTCCCGTCATTGATGAAGCGGCTTTGGCCCGATTAACCGCTCACGAATCTCGAATGAAGGGCGTGGCTAAGTTAGTCTATCAATGTGATCTGCCTGCCGATACCGAGGGGGGGCTTTTCTTCCCGCCTACGCTCTACGAAATTGACTCACTGGATACGCTCACTGAAGAAGTCTTCGGTCCTGTCGTTCACGTTTTACGCTACAAAGCAGCGGATTTTGATTCCGTCTTTGAACAAATTAATGCCACGGGGTTCGGCCTCACTATGGGTATCCATAGTCGTATTGACTCACATGTGAACACGGCGGTACGCAAGTCAGGCGCCGGAAACGTCTATGTAAATCGCAATATTATCGGTGCAGTAGTTGGGGTACAGCCGTTTGGCGGTTGCGGGCTTTCTGGTACTGGACCGAAGGCGGGAGGTCCGAATTACCTCTCTCGTTTCCTAGACTATGCACCGCTACAAGCACAACAGGTTGATTACAGTGGTACCGGGATTGAATCCAAGAGTTTGCCCGCCAAATGGCAATCACTAAGTGTCGCGCAGCGCTGGGAATTACTGCGTCAGGCCGAGGGTGAGGGAGTGATTGTTTATCACTGGGCTCATGACCTTGTGGCAACAAAAGAGGTCATGCCGGGCCCAACGGGCGAGCTGAACACACTGGAATTACGCCCACGCGCAACGGTTTGGATTGATCCAAACGTACAGCACGAACAGGCTCGAGGGCTTATTCTGTTGGCACTATTGGCTGGAAACCGCGTGGCGATGAGCAGTAATGCGGAGATCCCAGCTCGATGGAGCTGTTTGGCAGAGCAGGGCGCGTTCGAGTTAGTGGATTTACCCAACCGAGCGGCACATGTGAAGTTGCTGGCGTCGGGGCGTTTTAGCGTGTTGGTGATGGCTCAGGACAACGAATTATTAGCGGCAACGGCTGAGGTGAACGGAGCGCTGCCAATCATAGTTGATTCATTCGATCAGCATTTGGCATTGCAGCGTTTTAGCCATGAGGTTACCGTAAGTGTCAATACTACGGCGGCTGGCGGTAACGCAGCCTTGATGGCCTCAGTAGATTAA
- a CDS encoding asparaginase → MQKIGIMSLGGTITMGQSGLDGALPDLSAEDICAALPQLDEIAEVHCCTIRKVGSPSLRMEDLFDVIDRVNAWRADGIHSFVLLQGTDTLEETAFGLDLMLGQSGASLVVTAAMRDPKQLGADGFANLLASARVALHPRTPEMGVVVVINDEIHAARLVEKRHAFSLRAFQSPNLGPVGWIVESRARYVAAPSRLDIGYQGGRKKVAIPLIRCVFDMDDVLVGAVAASDVPAVVVEGVGGGNVSASISDAVEALAASKHVVICSRTGGGEVLASSYGETGSAGPLVRAGCINGSTLDGLKARILLLVLLADGADDERLRAVFSRVGQLYLQ, encoded by the coding sequence GTGCAGAAAATTGGCATAATGTCGTTGGGTGGAACAATTACCATGGGGCAGAGTGGGCTAGATGGGGCACTGCCTGATCTGAGCGCGGAGGATATCTGTGCCGCGTTACCTCAGCTTGACGAAATAGCGGAAGTACATTGTTGCACTATTCGAAAAGTGGGTTCACCCAGTCTAAGGATGGAAGATCTCTTCGATGTCATTGACCGTGTCAATGCATGGCGAGCTGATGGTATTCATAGTTTTGTCCTTCTTCAAGGTACCGATACCCTTGAGGAAACGGCGTTTGGCTTGGATCTAATGCTTGGCCAGAGTGGCGCTAGCTTAGTGGTCACAGCGGCGATGCGTGATCCGAAACAGCTTGGCGCCGATGGTTTTGCTAACCTGCTAGCGAGCGCTCGTGTTGCGCTTCATCCTCGGACCCCCGAGATGGGAGTGGTAGTAGTTATTAATGATGAGATCCATGCGGCGCGCTTAGTGGAGAAGCGACATGCCTTTAGCCTGCGCGCCTTTCAGTCGCCAAATTTGGGGCCGGTGGGATGGATTGTTGAGTCGAGGGCACGTTATGTGGCAGCGCCAAGTCGTCTAGACATTGGCTATCAGGGGGGGCGTAAAAAAGTAGCCATTCCACTGATTCGCTGTGTTTTTGATATGGATGATGTTTTAGTGGGAGCGGTTGCTGCTTCCGATGTTCCTGCCGTTGTTGTGGAGGGTGTTGGCGGTGGTAATGTCAGCGCGAGTATCAGCGATGCCGTAGAGGCGCTGGCGGCCTCCAAGCATGTTGTCATTTGCTCACGAACTGGAGGCGGCGAGGTGTTGGCGTCAAGTTATGGCGAGACCGGATCAGCAGGACCTCTCGTTCGCGCTGGGTGCATTAACGGCAGTACGCTAGATGGCCTAAAGGCACGAATTTTATTACTGGTGCTGTTGGCGGATGGAGCCGATGACGAACGTTTGCGCGCGGTATTTAGTCGTGTTGGTCAGCTTTATCTTCAGTAG
- a CDS encoding DUF1285 domain-containing protein — protein sequence MNLDAVEQYAGLAESESSLFAPGLAEWQPELSGEMDLVIDDNGRWFHEGTEIKRARLVNLFTRILRREGDDYFLLTPVEKWRIKVMSYPLWVSLLEDVQGKCLLTLSCGYQLALDQNSRPRLEADSVVVDVAPNMCAKLHRNAYYDFVERLREDDQGYFLEIGDERLRVDG from the coding sequence ATGAATCTTGATGCAGTTGAGCAATACGCCGGCCTAGCCGAATCTGAGTCCAGCCTTTTTGCGCCAGGTTTGGCCGAATGGCAGCCTGAGCTATCAGGCGAAATGGATTTAGTTATTGATGACAACGGGCGTTGGTTTCATGAGGGAACAGAGATAAAACGCGCGCGACTGGTTAACCTTTTTACCCGAATACTCCGTCGTGAGGGTGACGATTACTTCTTACTTACTCCGGTAGAGAAGTGGCGAATCAAGGTAATGAGTTATCCGCTTTGGGTTTCGCTCTTGGAAGATGTGCAAGGAAAGTGCTTGTTAACACTCAGTTGTGGTTATCAGTTAGCCCTCGATCAGAATTCAAGGCCGAGGTTAGAGGCGGATTCAGTTGTGGTGGATGTGGCGCCCAATATGTGTGCGAAGCTCCACCGCAACGCCTACTACGATTTTGTTGAGCGCTTACGTGAGGATGATCAAGGCTACTTCTTGGAAATAGGCGATGAGCGCCTTCGTGTTGACGGCTAA
- a CDS encoding UDP-2,3-diacylglucosamine diphosphatase produces MQRIFISDLHLDGQDERYNALLVLLNELPAGCELYLLGDIFEAWVGDDDDATWLSQLAMHFSELKARDINVFFMHGNRDFLLGEQWANSAGLTLIHSPYLIEQDTGENWVLCHGDELCTDDEEYQAFRKLSRSDEWQQALLAKPLAERKAIALHLRQQSQQSNANKADNIMDVNSAAVEQLHLDTAAQVIIHGHTHRPKIHDLGEFQRVVLGDWTDHYYYVVSDGSRFELLKRAI; encoded by the coding sequence ATGCAACGCATATTTATTTCAGATCTTCACCTCGACGGTCAGGACGAGCGTTACAACGCCCTGCTCGTCCTTTTGAATGAGTTACCTGCTGGATGTGAACTCTACTTGCTTGGCGATATATTTGAAGCTTGGGTTGGCGACGATGATGACGCCACCTGGCTTAGCCAACTCGCCATGCACTTTTCGGAATTAAAAGCCCGCGATATTAACGTTTTCTTTATGCACGGAAATCGAGATTTCCTACTGGGTGAACAATGGGCTAACTCAGCCGGCCTTACCCTCATCCACTCGCCCTACCTTATCGAACAAGATACCGGGGAAAACTGGGTGCTTTGTCATGGCGACGAATTGTGTACGGATGACGAAGAGTACCAAGCGTTTCGTAAGCTGAGCCGAAGCGATGAATGGCAACAAGCATTACTTGCCAAACCCTTAGCTGAGCGTAAGGCCATCGCGCTTCATCTCCGCCAACAGAGTCAACAGTCAAATGCCAATAAAGCCGATAACATCATGGATGTGAATAGTGCGGCCGTTGAGCAGCTTCACCTAGATACCGCCGCCCAAGTGATTATTCATGGCCATACTCACCGCCCTAAAATACACGATCTTGGCGAGTTTCAACGCGTGGTATTGGGAGATTGGACTGATCACTATTACTATGTAGTGAGTGATGGCAGCCGCTTTGAACTTCTCAAGCGAGCCATATAG
- a CDS encoding peptidylprolyl isomerase, translating into MSVILHTNYGDITLELNAEKAPKTVANFLSYVESGFFDGTIFHRVIDNFMIQGGGFNADMSQKTTEAPIENEADNGLTNDVGTIAMARTMDPHSATAQFFINVADNAFLNHKSKDTHGWGYAVFGKVTDGLDVIEKIKKVATGSTGGHQDVPKETVVIERATVA; encoded by the coding sequence ATGTCTGTGATTTTACATACCAACTACGGTGACATCACCCTAGAACTTAACGCGGAAAAAGCACCTAAAACCGTTGCTAACTTCCTTTCATACGTAGAGTCTGGATTTTTTGACGGCACGATTTTTCACCGCGTCATTGACAACTTTATGATTCAAGGTGGTGGCTTCAATGCCGATATGAGCCAGAAAACAACTGAAGCGCCTATTGAAAATGAAGCCGATAACGGCCTGACAAATGACGTTGGCACTATCGCAATGGCTAGAACCATGGACCCTCACTCTGCAACAGCACAATTCTTCATCAACGTTGCTGACAATGCTTTCTTGAACCACAAATCAAAGGACACCCATGGTTGGGGTTACGCCGTATTCGGTAAAGTGACCGATGGTCTTGATGTGATTGAGAAGATTAAGAAAGTGGCTACTGGCAGCACCGGCGGTCATCAGGATGTACCTAAGGAAACTGTGGTCATCGAGCGCGCTACGGTCGCCTAA
- a CDS encoding glutamine--tRNA ligase/YqeY domain fusion protein, whose product MSTEKTAPTHFIRKILADDLSSAKHTKIVTRFPPEPNGYLHIGHAKSICLNFGMAQEFGGECNLRFDDTNPEKESQEFIESISQDVKWLGFDWAGEVRFASNYFDQLHNWAIELINKGLAYVCDLTPDEAREYRGSLTAPGTNSPYRERSIEENLALFAQMGAGDFDEGAKVLRAKIDMASPNMNLRDPIIYRIRKVTHHQTGDKWCIYPMYDFTHGLSDAIEGITHSICTLEFEDHRPLYDWFIANVTVPAVPRQYEFARLNLNYTVTSKRKLKHLVDDQVVSGWDDPRMPTIAGMRRRGFTPESLRHFCEMIGVTRQDSVVDVAMLEFAIRDDLDKRAPRAMCVLDPLEIEIANYDEAKVEWLTLAGHPQHDEFATRSVPFARHLVIDRADFREEANKKYKRLVLGKEVRLRGGYVVRADEVIKDSDGHITKVICSYDPETLGQNPTDGRKVKGVIHWVSRDHGKRAEVRLYDRLFNEAAPDKGEDMMASLNPESLVTVSEAFIEPGLASAAAEARFQFEREGYFVADRYDHSEDRPVFNKTIGLRDTWAKAGDNA is encoded by the coding sequence ATGAGTACAGAAAAGACTGCACCAACACATTTTATTCGCAAGATTCTTGCCGATGATCTTTCATCTGCGAAACACACTAAGATTGTGACGCGATTTCCGCCGGAGCCAAACGGGTACCTTCACATTGGTCACGCCAAATCAATCTGCTTGAATTTCGGTATGGCGCAAGAGTTTGGTGGCGAATGTAATCTTCGCTTTGATGACACGAACCCAGAGAAAGAGAGCCAAGAGTTCATTGAATCAATTAGCCAAGATGTTAAATGGTTGGGTTTCGATTGGGCGGGTGAGGTTCGTTTTGCGTCGAACTACTTCGATCAGCTGCACAATTGGGCGATTGAATTGATCAATAAAGGCCTTGCCTATGTGTGTGATCTAACACCCGACGAAGCGCGCGAATATCGTGGTTCCTTGACTGCACCCGGTACAAATAGTCCTTATCGCGAGCGTTCGATTGAAGAGAACTTAGCGTTGTTCGCGCAAATGGGCGCAGGCGACTTTGATGAAGGCGCAAAGGTACTTCGTGCAAAGATTGATATGGCCAGCCCGAATATGAATTTGCGGGATCCTATCATTTATCGAATTCGTAAGGTCACTCACCATCAAACCGGCGATAAGTGGTGTATTTACCCCATGTACGACTTCACACATGGGCTCTCAGATGCCATTGAAGGTATTACACACTCTATCTGTACCTTGGAATTTGAGGATCACCGACCACTCTACGACTGGTTCATCGCCAACGTGACGGTTCCTGCGGTTCCCCGCCAATATGAGTTTGCGCGATTGAATTTGAACTACACGGTTACGTCTAAACGCAAGCTTAAGCACTTGGTTGATGATCAGGTGGTTAGCGGTTGGGATGATCCGCGCATGCCGACTATCGCAGGTATGCGTCGCCGTGGTTTCACGCCTGAATCACTTCGTCACTTCTGTGAAATGATTGGTGTGACGCGACAGGATTCTGTCGTTGACGTCGCCATGCTCGAATTTGCCATTCGTGATGACCTAGATAAGCGTGCGCCACGAGCCATGTGTGTGTTGGATCCGCTGGAAATTGAAATTGCTAACTATGACGAGGCGAAAGTGGAGTGGCTGACGTTAGCCGGTCACCCTCAGCACGATGAGTTTGCAACGCGTTCGGTTCCCTTTGCACGTCATTTGGTGATTGATCGAGCCGACTTCAGAGAAGAAGCAAACAAAAAATATAAGCGCCTAGTGCTAGGTAAGGAAGTTCGGCTTCGCGGCGGTTATGTGGTGCGAGCCGACGAAGTGATTAAAGATAGCGATGGCCATATTACTAAGGTTATCTGTAGCTATGATCCAGAGACTTTGGGGCAAAATCCAACTGACGGCCGCAAGGTTAAGGGTGTAATCCATTGGGTGAGTCGTGATCACGGAAAGCGCGCAGAAGTTCGCCTCTACGATCGGTTATTTAATGAAGCGGCCCCTGATAAAGGCGAAGATATGATGGCTTCGCTCAATCCAGAGAGTTTGGTCACCGTTAGCGAAGCGTTCATTGAGCCTGGCCTAGCATCGGCTGCAGCCGAAGCTCGCTTTCAGTTTGAACGCGAGGGTTACTTTGTCGCCGATCGTTACGATCATTCTGAGGATCGCCCGGTATTTAACAAAACCATTGGCTTGCGAGACACTTGGGCTAAAGCAGGCGATAACGCCTAA
- the cysS gene encoding cysteine--tRNA ligase: MTLHLYNTQAGEKQRFEPIDANHIKMYVCGPTVYNRVHIGNARPVVVFDVLYRVLKALYPKVSYARNITDIDDKIMAAAKASGEEIGEITRHFAQAYAEDMAELKAQEPDIVPFATEHVPEMVAMIQALIKRNHAYESAGHVLFAVQTMDDYGSLSNRDLEDMLAGARVEVADYKRYAGDFVLWKPSKDDEPGWDSPWGRGRPGWHIECSAMIEKHLGRTIDIHGGGRDLVFPHHENEMAQSCCAHDGERFVNYWMHNGYVNIDGEKMSKSLGNFRMVNELLGEWQGEVLRFALLSAQYRSEVNFSQESLAAAKQTLDTFYLALRKLQDVVAVTINPSDSVVWDSLLDDLNTPNAVAALHGQLKRLSGADDNVKAEVKGQLLAAGALLGLFSDDPEVWFSAGTNADEGAEIDALVIARNEAKAAKDWAKADAVRDELNQRGIILEDGPNGTTWRKA, encoded by the coding sequence ATGACTTTACACTTATACAATACCCAAGCGGGCGAAAAACAGCGTTTCGAGCCGATTGACGCGAATCATATCAAAATGTACGTCTGTGGCCCCACTGTCTACAACCGAGTTCATATTGGTAATGCTCGGCCAGTGGTTGTTTTTGATGTGCTTTATCGTGTGTTAAAAGCGTTGTATCCAAAGGTAAGCTACGCACGAAATATTACTGATATTGACGATAAAATCATGGCTGCGGCCAAGGCATCGGGTGAAGAGATCGGCGAGATCACTCGTCATTTTGCGCAGGCCTATGCCGAGGATATGGCGGAACTTAAGGCTCAAGAGCCGGACATCGTGCCCTTTGCCACGGAGCATGTGCCGGAAATGGTGGCGATGATTCAGGCTTTAATTAAGCGAAATCATGCTTACGAGTCAGCCGGCCATGTGTTGTTCGCCGTGCAAACCATGGATGATTATGGCTCGCTCTCGAATCGTGATCTTGAGGATATGCTCGCGGGTGCACGGGTAGAAGTGGCCGATTACAAGCGCTATGCGGGTGATTTCGTGTTGTGGAAGCCGTCGAAGGATGACGAACCAGGTTGGGATAGTCCTTGGGGACGCGGTCGACCAGGTTGGCATATTGAATGTTCAGCAATGATTGAAAAGCATCTAGGCCGAACTATTGATATTCACGGTGGCGGCCGGGATCTTGTTTTTCCTCACCACGAGAATGAAATGGCTCAGAGCTGCTGCGCTCATGACGGCGAGCGCTTTGTAAACTACTGGATGCATAACGGCTACGTTAATATCGATGGCGAAAAGATGTCCAAGAGTTTGGGCAATTTTCGTATGGTCAATGAGTTGCTCGGCGAATGGCAAGGTGAAGTGCTCCGCTTCGCGCTACTCTCGGCGCAGTATCGTAGTGAGGTCAATTTTTCGCAGGAATCCTTAGCGGCGGCGAAGCAAACTTTGGATACCTTCTATCTAGCGCTCAGAAAGCTGCAGGACGTCGTTGCTGTGACTATCAATCCTAGCGACTCAGTAGTCTGGGATAGCTTGCTTGATGACCTTAATACCCCTAATGCCGTTGCCGCATTGCATGGTCAACTCAAGCGCCTGTCTGGTGCTGACGATAACGTGAAGGCCGAAGTAAAAGGGCAGCTTCTGGCAGCGGGCGCGCTGCTTGGCCTATTTTCTGATGACCCGGAAGTGTGGTTTAGCGCGGGTACTAATGCCGATGAAGGTGCTGAAATTGATGCGTTGGTTATTGCTCGTAATGAGGCTAAGGCGGCCAAGGACTGGGCTAAGGCGGATGCGGTTCGTGACGAGCTCAATCAGCGCGGTATTATCTTAGAAGACGGACCAAACGGTACGACTTGGCGAAAGGCCTAA
- a CDS encoding Wadjet anti-phage system protein JetA family protein codes for MFFSGSRAHFFRPLNGKYREVVSACLASLYRRQFTSLADYGQSLSRQQVIDTFADTIARSGAQFEDETELLASDPRKLGLWVFNQLRENAWLDERADAVSMTASYGLSVVGRNFAQAFVADNPLQVRTHHRNTRNTRNALKAFVVGHDVHDLLDACEYSERIIADFSDIIVELEQRRNQLVDQVKNEAEADVAADSFFDFLERRFEPDLAVRLSADSVERYRDEILQLLKRFRDAKKATRLQVERDLRALKLEGFSDHEIWYEQLLRMIEQRLRNACDVMLPAVRDALTSFTQRADAIIRQLTSLSSGSVQSSSDTLAQLGRVPAAQRDTILSNIANQMGTVEIGFVDPSQVKLLKRRTTDALVQAAEAKLEVSDEGQRLIRISALLDKAFAMSHQEFVEELHQLVGPDSISTENWKIAKPLDFMMLANIVAAGAASGAGDSSFEVLATGESEQDEFFESRDKFTIRRRVS; via the coding sequence ATGTTTTTTTCAGGGAGTAGGGCGCATTTCTTTCGCCCATTAAATGGTAAATATCGCGAAGTGGTATCCGCATGCTTAGCGAGCTTATACCGTCGTCAGTTCACCTCTTTAGCCGATTACGGTCAAAGCCTTTCCCGCCAACAGGTTATTGATACCTTCGCAGACACCATCGCACGCTCAGGTGCTCAGTTTGAAGACGAAACTGAGCTGCTTGCATCGGACCCCCGTAAACTCGGCTTATGGGTCTTTAACCAGCTTAGAGAGAACGCTTGGCTGGATGAACGCGCCGATGCGGTGTCGATGACGGCGAGTTATGGCTTAAGCGTAGTGGGGCGAAACTTCGCCCAAGCCTTTGTGGCAGATAACCCGCTTCAGGTTCGAACTCACCATCGTAATACGCGGAATACGCGCAATGCGTTAAAGGCCTTTGTGGTGGGTCATGATGTTCATGATTTACTGGATGCCTGTGAATACTCGGAGCGAATAATTGCCGACTTCAGCGATATCATTGTTGAGCTTGAACAGCGAAGAAACCAACTTGTTGATCAAGTGAAAAATGAGGCCGAAGCGGACGTAGCAGCCGATAGTTTTTTCGACTTCTTGGAACGTCGATTTGAACCTGACCTAGCCGTCCGACTCTCCGCTGATAGTGTTGAACGCTACCGCGATGAAATTCTTCAACTACTCAAACGATTTCGTGATGCGAAGAAAGCAACAAGACTTCAAGTGGAACGTGACTTACGCGCGTTGAAACTTGAGGGCTTTAGTGATCACGAAATATGGTACGAGCAGCTGCTTCGGATGATAGAGCAGCGACTCCGAAATGCCTGCGATGTTATGCTGCCAGCCGTTCGCGATGCCTTGACCTCCTTTACGCAGCGTGCCGATGCAATCATTCGTCAGCTCACCAGCTTGTCAAGCGGTTCAGTCCAATCATCCAGTGACACCCTGGCTCAACTAGGGCGTGTTCCTGCGGCTCAACGAGACACTATTTTATCCAACATAGCGAATCAGATGGGTACCGTTGAGATAGGCTTTGTTGACCCTAGTCAGGTTAAACTACTAAAACGTCGAACAACTGATGCCTTAGTGCAGGCGGCTGAAGCCAAGCTTGAAGTGTCCGATGAGGGCCAACGCTTAATTCGAATCAGTGCACTGCTAGATAAGGCCTTTGCGATGAGCCACCAAGAATTTGTTGAAGAACTCCATCAACTCGTTGGGCCGGACAGTATTTCGACTGAGAACTGGAAGATTGCCAAGCCGCTAGATTTCATGATGTTGGCGAATATCGTCGCGGCAGGAGCAGCAAGTGGTGCGGGAGATAGCAGCTTTGAGGTGTTGGCTACGGGTGAATCCGAGCAAGACGAGTTTTTTGAAAGCCGCGATAAATTTACGATAAGAAGACGAGTGTCTTAG